From the genome of Psychroserpens ponticola, one region includes:
- a CDS encoding metal ABC transporter ATP-binding protein, with protein sequence MKQNIAVQIDDLTVAYNYKPVLWDIDLEIPEGVLMAIVGPNGAGKSTLIKAVLGILKPIAGSVSIYGKSYKKQRSLVAYVPQKGSVDWDFPTTALDVVTMGTYGSLGWIKRPRQKEKKAALEALEKVGMLPFKNRQINQLSGGQQQRIFLARALVQDASIYFMDEPFQGVDATTEIAIINILKELRKAGKTVIVVHHDLQTVPEYFDWVTFLNVKKIATGPVKDIFNDDNLTKTYGINYKVSIQE encoded by the coding sequence ATGAAACAAAACATAGCAGTACAAATAGATGATTTAACAGTAGCTTACAACTATAAGCCTGTACTTTGGGATATTGATTTAGAAATTCCAGAAGGTGTACTCATGGCTATTGTTGGTCCTAATGGCGCAGGAAAATCAACACTTATTAAAGCTGTTTTAGGAATTTTAAAACCCATTGCTGGTAGTGTTTCTATTTACGGAAAATCTTATAAAAAACAACGATCTTTAGTGGCTTATGTGCCACAGAAAGGAAGTGTTGACTGGGATTTCCCAACAACTGCACTTGATGTTGTTACAATGGGAACATACGGAAGTTTAGGATGGATAAAGCGTCCAAGACAAAAAGAAAAGAAAGCGGCTTTAGAAGCATTAGAAAAAGTTGGCATGCTGCCTTTTAAAAACAGACAAATTAACCAACTATCTGGTGGTCAACAACAGCGTATTTTTTTAGCTAGAGCGTTAGTGCAAGATGCTTCTATATATTTTATGGATGAACCTTTTCAAGGTGTAGATGCAACAACAGAAATCGCAATAATCAATATTTTAAAGGAATTACGAAAAGCTGGAAAAACGGTTATTGTGGTTCATCACGATTTACAAACGGTTCCTGAATATTTTGATTGGGTTACATTTTTAAACGTTAAAAAAATAGCTACTGGTCCAGTTAAAGACATCTTCAATGATGATAATTTGACCAAGACCTATGGTATTAATTATAAAGTAAGTATTCAGGAATAA
- a CDS encoding metal ABC transporter permease, whose protein sequence is MNIQEYFSLVFTDYTLRTITLGTAILGAVTGMLGSFAVLRKQSLLGDAISHAALPGIAISFLITGAKDSNTLLLGALVSGLIGTFWIRGIITKTHLKSDTALGLILSLFFGFGMLLLTFIQKQPNANQAGLDKYLFGQAATLVESDIWLMATVTGICFFVLLLFWKEFKILLFDKEYAKTLGFNTKVIDILITSFIVLAIVLGLQTVGVVLMSAMLLAPAAAARQWTNSLAKMVFLAAIFGAFSGVLGTAISASQNNLSTGPVIVIVAAVFVLISFIFSPSRGLLFKQIRFIKNRRDLELHKTLAFMYHIAETHENTSHPHEIKILNNFHGFTKGTLKKLVEKNYVTLQGSTWSLTNEGFKSASNLYNQLTKQDE, encoded by the coding sequence ATGAATATCCAAGAATATTTTTCTCTAGTCTTCACAGACTACACTCTAAGAACCATCACACTAGGAACTGCTATTTTAGGTGCTGTTACTGGAATGTTAGGTAGCTTTGCTGTACTAAGAAAACAGAGCCTATTAGGTGATGCTATTTCTCATGCTGCGCTTCCTGGAATTGCTATTTCATTCCTTATTACTGGAGCAAAAGACAGCAATACCTTGTTACTTGGCGCATTAGTAAGTGGATTGATTGGCACGTTTTGGATAAGGGGAATTATTACCAAAACACATCTTAAATCTGATACTGCTTTAGGTCTCATTTTATCTTTGTTCTTTGGCTTCGGAATGTTATTACTAACATTCATACAAAAACAACCTAATGCTAATCAAGCTGGACTTGATAAATATTTATTTGGTCAAGCAGCAACACTTGTTGAAAGTGATATTTGGTTGATGGCAACAGTAACTGGAATTTGCTTTTTCGTACTACTACTTTTTTGGAAAGAATTTAAAATTTTATTATTCGATAAAGAGTATGCAAAAACACTCGGTTTCAACACTAAAGTTATAGACATCCTAATTACAAGTTTTATTGTTTTAGCAATTGTTTTAGGGCTTCAAACCGTTGGTGTAGTACTAATGAGTGCTATGTTATTAGCTCCAGCTGCAGCTGCTCGACAATGGACAAACAGCCTTGCTAAAATGGTGTTTTTAGCTGCAATATTTGGAGCGTTTTCTGGCGTTTTGGGAACCGCAATTAGTGCTAGTCAAAATAACCTTTCAACTGGACCAGTAATTGTTATTGTTGCTGCTGTTTTTGTATTAATTTCTTTTATATTTTCTCCAAGTCGTGGATTGCTTTTTAAACAAATTCGATTTATAAAAAACAGACGTGATTTAGAATTGCATAAGACTTTAGCCTTTATGTATCATATTGCTGAAACACATGAAAACACCTCTCATCCTCATGAAATTAAAATCTTAAATAATTTTCATGGATTTACAAAAGGTACTTTAAAAAAACTTGTTGAAAAAAATTATGTGACGCTTCAAGGATCTACTTGGAGTTTAACTAATGAAGGATTTAAATCGGCTTCGAATTTGTATAATCAATTAACAAAACAAGATGAGTAA
- a CDS encoding metal ABC transporter permease codes for MSNAQIEIQIIASLVAIACAIPGTFLVLRKMAMISDAISHSILPGIVIGFFITQDLNSPLLILLAALTGVITVVLVEYIQKTGLVKEDTAIGLVFPVLFSIGVIMIAKNANDVHLDIDAVLLGELAFAPFDRLLISGVDVGPKSLWIIGSILLITIALLFAFFKELKLSTFDKGLAASLGFSPIVIHYGLMTVSSITTVGAFDAVGAILVVALMIAPAAAAYLLTTDLKKMLILSIIFGVFSAISGYWFAHWLDASIAGSITTMLGLLFLTVYLFAPSKGIIAVMYREKQQRTEVSLLTFLLHLKNHDDEQERHVNHLNEHINWQKVRSKTVLDLASKNNMIEIDNNIVSLTSKGDEFTTQAIDYIITNEDSQIEDMKDDFFLFRG; via the coding sequence ATGAGTAATGCTCAAATAGAAATACAAATCATTGCAAGTCTTGTTGCTATTGCTTGCGCTATTCCAGGTACATTTTTGGTGCTTCGGAAAATGGCGATGATAAGTGATGCTATTAGTCATTCTATATTGCCAGGAATTGTGATTGGCTTTTTTATAACACAAGATTTAAATTCGCCATTACTCATTCTTCTTGCAGCTTTAACTGGTGTGATTACTGTTGTTCTAGTTGAGTATATTCAAAAAACAGGACTGGTAAAAGAAGACACAGCTATTGGATTGGTATTTCCTGTCTTATTTAGTATTGGTGTTATTATGATTGCTAAAAATGCTAATGATGTCCACTTAGATATAGATGCTGTATTACTAGGTGAATTAGCATTTGCTCCTTTTGATCGTTTACTAATTTCTGGAGTTGATGTTGGTCCGAAATCATTATGGATTATAGGAAGTATTCTCCTAATTACAATCGCGTTATTATTTGCCTTTTTCAAAGAATTAAAACTAAGCACCTTTGATAAAGGTTTAGCAGCTTCACTTGGATTTTCACCAATTGTCATTCATTATGGATTGATGACTGTATCTTCAATAACAACGGTTGGAGCTTTTGATGCCGTTGGTGCAATTTTAGTCGTTGCCTTAATGATAGCTCCTGCTGCTGCTGCATACTTATTAACTACAGACCTTAAAAAAATGCTAATCTTGTCTATTATTTTTGGTGTTTTTAGTGCAATTTCTGGGTATTGGTTTGCGCATTGGTTAGATGCTTCAATTGCTGGTTCAATAACAACAATGCTTGGTTTATTGTTTTTAACTGTCTATTTATTTGCTCCTAGTAAAGGTATTATTGCTGTAATGTACAGAGAAAAACAACAACGAACTGAAGTGTCATTACTAACATTTCTACTGCATTTAAAAAATCATGATGATGAGCAAGAACGTCATGTAAATCATTTAAATGAACATATCAATTGGCAAAAAGTAAGATCAAAAACCGTACTAGATCTAGCCTCAAAAAACAATATGATTGAAATCGATAATAATATTGTATCACTGACGTCTAAAGGCGATGAATTTACTACACAAGCCATTGATTATATCATTACCAATGAAGATTCCCAAATTGAAGACATGAAGGATGATTTCTTTCTGTTTAGAGGATAG
- a CDS encoding chondroitinase-B domain-containing protein, with protein MFQKLHFCISLIVLMLFSNTTFATDYTVNSADEFNNLTLQPCDVVTWTNGTYSNQEIVFSGIGESGSPIVLKTETPGGVIFTGESKLNMYGEYLIVDGFYWNGGIGFNNHTEFRRSGSDTDFANNCILRNCAFNNLQPEDPIDEPDAKSRWIVLYGSNNTIEHCSFLNKDTTGVCILVELEYHNGNPVNHNIQNNYFYNVSPKDGRENSGDSEGIRIGSSSEQTVNASLLVEHNYFQEVDGENEIISNKSLGNTFRNNTFRNCRGSLVLRHGAQALVEGNYFLGENKENSGGIRVSDQDHIIINNYMQELDNASSIYNNGITLMGGDTASGGTSNGYQTVSNVLIAFNTIYNSDDPIHYNDEKGNNVPQGTIANNLIYSTNGNIVTGDIANIGGGMNYDGNIFGGSTIGITDPGITDTNGDFTANGELFKPSTTGPAANTASGTYNQVTLDIEGYNRPVNTKDVGAHEIIGATGIATNPIPIEDADVGNGIGVCYLNAQEMPSSSSCPLIEYGTNCAPIQVTGVEVNPEMTSLEIGNTQQLTATIIPSNATNIQVTWSSSDALIATVNTNGLVTAMSPGIITVTVTTVDGSHIDTASIEVLEPLTPPDCVQGTNLSLSANVVSYSAQQTANPASNVIDGDSGNRWSAENFPQSMVFDLGDGLNVNEINLYTYQNRDYQYLVEGSETSATSGFVTLVDRQTNTATTTVFNDTFDLTVVRYIRLTVTGAATYTGPWVSIADLEVICAGSSLSVSDHHIDNKIKVYPNPFNSEIHLDIPTDEVNTISKIKLIDITGKLIQEESIISNLMSIKFNYNLSKGLYFIQILDTNSQILYTQKMIKR; from the coding sequence ATGTTTCAAAAACTACACTTCTGCATTTCTTTAATCGTGTTAATGCTTTTTTCGAATACAACATTTGCAACCGATTATACAGTAAATTCTGCTGATGAATTTAATAACCTTACGCTACAGCCATGTGATGTTGTAACATGGACTAATGGCACGTATTCAAATCAAGAAATTGTTTTCTCAGGCATTGGTGAGTCTGGAAGTCCGATTGTATTGAAAACAGAAACACCTGGAGGTGTAATTTTCACAGGAGAATCTAAACTGAATATGTATGGTGAGTATCTTATTGTTGATGGCTTTTATTGGAATGGAGGTATAGGTTTTAATAACCATACTGAATTTAGGAGAAGTGGTTCAGATACCGACTTTGCAAATAATTGTATTCTACGAAATTGTGCTTTTAATAATTTACAACCTGAAGACCCAATAGATGAGCCAGATGCTAAAAGTAGATGGATCGTGCTTTATGGTTCTAACAACACCATTGAACACTGTTCATTTCTTAATAAAGACACAACAGGTGTATGCATTTTGGTAGAATTAGAATATCACAATGGAAACCCCGTTAATCATAACATACAAAACAATTATTTTTACAATGTTTCACCAAAAGATGGTCGTGAAAATTCTGGTGATTCTGAAGGAATAAGGATTGGGTCAAGTTCAGAACAAACCGTAAATGCAAGCTTACTTGTAGAACACAACTATTTTCAAGAAGTAGATGGTGAGAACGAAATTATTTCAAATAAAAGCCTTGGAAACACATTCCGAAACAACACATTTAGAAACTGTAGAGGTTCATTAGTACTAAGACATGGTGCTCAAGCTTTGGTGGAAGGCAATTATTTCTTAGGAGAGAATAAAGAAAATTCTGGTGGTATACGAGTCTCTGATCAAGACCATATTATCATTAATAACTACATGCAAGAATTAGATAATGCATCTAGTATATACAATAATGGAATTACTTTAATGGGTGGAGACACTGCTTCAGGTGGCACAAGTAATGGTTATCAAACCGTAAGTAATGTATTAATCGCATTTAATACAATATATAATTCTGATGATCCAATTCATTATAATGATGAAAAAGGTAATAATGTGCCGCAAGGCACAATAGCTAATAACCTTATTTACAGTACTAACGGAAATATTGTTACTGGAGATATTGCTAATATTGGAGGAGGAATGAACTATGATGGTAACATATTTGGAGGCTCAACAATAGGGATTACAGATCCTGGAATCACAGATACAAATGGAGATTTTACAGCAAATGGTGAACTGTTTAAGCCTAGTACTACTGGTCCAGCTGCAAATACTGCATCAGGTACTTATAACCAAGTTACATTAGATATAGAAGGATATAATAGACCTGTAAACACTAAAGACGTTGGTGCACACGAAATTATTGGTGCTACAGGTATTGCAACAAACCCAATTCCAATAGAAGATGCTGATGTTGGTAACGGAATTGGTGTTTGCTATTTAAATGCTCAGGAAATGCCCTCATCTAGTTCTTGCCCTTTAATAGAATATGGAACTAATTGTGCACCAATTCAAGTTACAGGTGTTGAAGTGAATCCAGAAATGACAAGTCTTGAAATAGGTAACACACAACAATTAACAGCGACTATAATACCTTCTAATGCGACTAATATTCAAGTGACTTGGTCATCTAGTGATGCTTTAATTGCAACAGTTAACACTAACGGTTTGGTTACTGCAATGAGTCCAGGAATAATAACAGTAACGGTTACTACAGTTGATGGATCACATATAGATACAGCAAGCATAGAAGTTTTAGAGCCTCTTACACCACCAGATTGCGTTCAAGGCACCAACCTTTCATTATCAGCAAATGTGGTTAGTTATTCAGCCCAGCAGACTGCCAATCCTGCAAGTAATGTTATAGATGGAGATTCGGGTAATCGTTGGTCTGCAGAAAACTTTCCTCAATCCATGGTTTTTGATTTAGGTGATGGTTTAAACGTTAATGAAATTAATTTATATACATATCAAAATCGTGATTACCAATATTTAGTAGAAGGCTCTGAAACATCTGCAACATCAGGATTTGTAACACTTGTAGATAGACAAACAAACACTGCCACGACAACAGTATTCAATGATACTTTTGATTTAACAGTAGTAAGGTACATTCGTTTAACAGTAACTGGTGCAGCCACATATACTGGACCATGGGTTTCAATTGCTGATCTTGAAGTTATTTGTGCTGGTTCAAGTTTATCTGTTTCTGATCATCACATTGACAATAAAATCAAAGTGTATCCAAATCCGTTTAATTCTGAAATACATCTGGATATTCCTACAGATGAAGTCAATACTATTTCTAAAATTAAACTTATTGATATCACAGGCAAATTGATACAAGAGGAAAGTATTATTTCTAATTTAATGTCTATAAAATTCAATTACAACCTTTCGAAAGGCTTGTATTTTATACAAATTTTAGACACAAATAGTCAAATACTATATACACAGAAAATGATAAAAAGATAA
- a CDS encoding RNA polymerase sigma factor, producing the protein MNDQKILLCFKNGQREKAFAKLYQLYPRIESVILSKGGQKQDALDVFQESLIILYRNLEKTDFTLTSSFYTYLYSVSRFIWSDMQKKELKIISNQLNENEEIIIETIQDEEQFKLAEYAFFELGERCKKLLLLFYHQRMSFKEISTVMQFSSEKIAKNQKYKCLSKARAIYQNHQQAAQS; encoded by the coding sequence ATGAACGATCAAAAAATCTTGCTGTGCTTTAAAAATGGTCAGCGTGAAAAAGCCTTTGCGAAACTTTATCAATTGTATCCTAGAATTGAAAGCGTAATACTTTCTAAAGGTGGACAAAAGCAAGATGCATTAGATGTTTTTCAAGAATCTTTAATCATTCTGTATCGAAATTTAGAAAAAACCGATTTTACACTTACATCATCATTTTACACCTATTTGTATTCAGTTTCTCGATTTATTTGGAGCGATATGCAAAAAAAGGAATTAAAGATAATTTCAAATCAATTAAATGAAAATGAAGAAATCATTATTGAAACTATTCAAGATGAGGAACAATTCAAATTAGCTGAATACGCTTTTTTTGAATTAGGAGAACGCTGTAAAAAACTCTTATTACTGTTTTACCACCAACGTATGTCATTTAAAGAGATTTCTACAGTGATGCAATTTTCATCAGAAAAAATCGCCAAAAATCAGAAGTACAAATGCTTATCTAAAGCACGAGCAATTTATCAAAACCATCAACAAGCGGCTCAATCCTAA
- a CDS encoding T9SS type A sorting domain-containing protein, whose amino-acid sequence MKLTITYSILLFTFCFSFSQSYSGAESVEYDPINDRWLVSNGSRIISDDGQGNLSYFGTGGASFGLEVMGNTVFGVQGSNIVGYDLTTEQQVTIATISGASFLNGMTSDGVHTIYVTDFGQDEIYSIDFSDFASPVTTQIVANTQNTPNGILYDGDNNRLIYTSWNSNAQIKQVDLSNNQVSTIITTSLSNIDGIDDDAAGNYYVSSWTPDRITKYDSNFENPETVSTPSLSNPADIGINKATGIMGIPMGSSVVFVDLGVLSVEEFNTNAFNFTVSPNPIDATSTISVFNLNSESITIQLLDVSGRVVQTISNRIGLDNSSVSLKNINQASGIYFIRASNELGVITKKVIIK is encoded by the coding sequence ATGAAGCTTACAATTACTTATTCTATTTTGTTGTTTACATTTTGTTTTTCCTTTTCCCAAAGTTACTCTGGAGCTGAAAGTGTAGAGTATGATCCTATCAATGATCGATGGTTAGTCTCTAACGGAAGCAGGATAATTAGTGATGATGGTCAAGGTAATCTCAGTTATTTTGGAACTGGAGGAGCGTCTTTTGGGCTCGAAGTTATGGGAAATACCGTTTTTGGTGTTCAAGGGTCTAATATTGTAGGTTACGATTTAACTACAGAACAACAAGTAACGATAGCTACAATTTCTGGAGCCTCTTTTTTAAACGGAATGACAAGTGATGGTGTGCATACTATTTATGTTACTGATTTTGGTCAAGATGAAATTTATAGCATTGACTTTTCAGATTTTGCTAGTCCAGTTACAACTCAAATTGTTGCAAATACTCAAAATACTCCAAATGGTATTTTATATGATGGTGACAATAATCGTTTGATTTATACGTCTTGGAATAGCAATGCCCAAATTAAACAAGTGGATTTATCCAACAATCAAGTATCAACAATTATAACAACATCTCTTAGTAATATTGATGGAATTGATGATGATGCAGCTGGTAATTATTATGTATCTTCTTGGACACCAGATAGAATAACAAAGTACGATTCTAATTTTGAAAACCCAGAAACAGTAAGCACACCTTCTTTGAGTAATCCTGCAGATATTGGTATAAACAAGGCTACAGGGATTATGGGAATTCCAATGGGAAGCAGTGTCGTTTTTGTGGATTTAGGTGTGTTGTCTGTTGAAGAATTCAATACTAATGCATTTAATTTTACTGTATCTCCAAACCCAATAGATGCTACAAGTACTATAAGTGTATTTAATTTAAATTCTGAATCCATTACAATTCAATTATTAGATGTTTCAGGTAGAGTTGTACAAACTATTTCTAATCGAATAGGTTTAGATAATAGCTCTGTGTCTCTTAAAAATATAAATCAAGCTTCTGGGATTTACTTTATTCGGGCTTCAAATGAACTTGGTGTTATTACTAAAAAAGTAATTATTAAATAA
- a CDS encoding DnaJ domain-containing protein, whose translation MSFAKWIGGALGWSFGGPIGAIIGLAIGSLIDGTAQQGGFLLGDGQTSRKQSRGTHNKRPNYGKQTQRSQTQSGDFEVSLLILASVVIKADGIQDQKELDFVRQQFVSMYGKERANHAFRLFKNISQQQIPTRKVCMQIKQMMDHSSRLQLVHFLFGIAKSDGIVVEVEVKQIYTICGYLGISSRDYESIKAMFYNSSDNAYKILEITKSASVDEIKKAYRKMAKKYHPDKVIHLGKEHQQGAEEKFRQVQKAYEQLQKERGF comes from the coding sequence ATGAGTTTTGCAAAATGGATTGGTGGTGCTTTAGGATGGTCTTTTGGAGGACCAATTGGTGCTATTATAGGATTAGCGATTGGTAGTTTAATTGATGGCACAGCGCAACAAGGCGGCTTTTTATTAGGTGATGGACAAACATCTAGAAAGCAATCTCGAGGAACGCATAATAAGAGGCCTAATTATGGGAAACAAACACAGCGTTCTCAAACACAATCTGGAGATTTTGAAGTGAGTTTACTTATTTTGGCTTCAGTTGTCATTAAAGCTGATGGGATTCAAGATCAAAAAGAATTAGATTTTGTAAGACAACAGTTTGTAAGTATGTATGGTAAAGAACGTGCTAATCATGCATTTCGATTGTTCAAAAATATTAGTCAGCAACAAATTCCAACCAGAAAAGTATGCATGCAAATTAAGCAAATGATGGACCATTCGTCACGTTTACAATTGGTTCATTTTCTCTTCGGAATAGCTAAATCTGATGGCATAGTAGTTGAAGTTGAGGTGAAACAAATCTATACCATATGTGGTTATTTGGGCATAAGTTCACGTGATTATGAAAGTATTAAAGCCATGTTTTATAACAGCAGTGATAATGCTTATAAAATTTTAGAAATTACTAAAAGTGCTTCAGTAGATGAGATTAAGAAAGCGTATCGAAAAATGGCTAAAAAATACCATCCAGATAAAGTAATTCATTTAGGAAAGGAACATCAACAAGGTGCTGAAGAAAAATTTAGACAAGTTCAAAAAGCTTACGAACAATTGCAGAAAGAAAGAGGGTTTTAA
- a CDS encoding BrxA/BrxB family bacilliredoxin, producing MYPAELVKPMREDLTNVGFEELHTSEAVETALSKEGTTLIVVNSVCGCAAANARPGARMSLQNAKRPDHIVTVFAGVDKEAVDAARAHMVPFPPSSPSMALFKDGELVHMLERHHIEGRPAELISENLVDAYNDHC from the coding sequence ATGTATCCAGCAGAATTGGTAAAACCCATGCGTGAAGATTTAACTAACGTTGGTTTTGAAGAATTACATACATCAGAAGCTGTTGAAACCGCATTGAGCAAAGAAGGAACAACTTTAATCGTTGTAAATTCAGTTTGTGGTTGTGCAGCAGCAAATGCTCGTCCAGGAGCAAGAATGAGTTTACAAAATGCTAAGCGTCCAGATCATATTGTCACTGTTTTTGCAGGTGTTGACAAAGAAGCTGTTGATGCGGCAAGAGCACACATGGTTCCATTTCCTCCAAGTTCGCCAAGTATGGCATTATTCAAGGATGGCGAATTGGTTCACATGCTAGAACGTCATCATATTGAAGGTCGACCAGCAGAATTAATTTCTGAAAACCTTGTAGATGCTTACAACGATCATTGCTAG
- a CDS encoding lysophospholipid acyltransferase family protein, with translation MRKLLAYPLTVLYLFVFGMTLLIFHPIQWICFNVFGYQAHKKSVDALQFCLVRCLHILGTRFTWNNPHKIPKNKPLIIVSNHQSMYDISPIMWFMRQHHIKFVSKKELGKGIPSVSYNLRHGGSVLIDRKNPRQALPAMLEFGTYIENNNRTAVIFPEGTRSKDGHPKPFKTKGMELLFKKAPSALVVPITVNNSWKMLRYGKFPMGIGNHLKFTVHEPVELNTVKDQKELIKNIETTIINAIEH, from the coding sequence ATGAGAAAACTATTGGCTTATCCATTAACAGTATTATACTTGTTTGTGTTTGGAATGACTTTGCTCATTTTTCATCCAATACAATGGATTTGTTTTAATGTTTTCGGTTATCAAGCTCATAAAAAAAGTGTTGATGCGCTTCAATTTTGCCTTGTAAGATGTTTGCATATTTTAGGAACGCGTTTTACTTGGAATAATCCTCATAAGATTCCAAAAAACAAACCTTTAATTATAGTGTCAAACCACCAAAGCATGTACGATATTTCGCCAATTATGTGGTTTATGAGGCAGCACCATATTAAATTTGTTAGTAAAAAGGAACTTGGAAAAGGCATTCCAAGTGTGTCGTATAATTTACGTCATGGTGGTTCGGTTTTAATAGATCGAAAAAATCCGCGTCAAGCTTTACCTGCAATGCTTGAATTTGGAACATATATAGAAAATAACAATCGTACTGCAGTTATCTTTCCTGAAGGCACACGTAGTAAAGATGGGCATCCAAAACCATTTAAAACAAAAGGAATGGAGTTGTTATTTAAAAAAGCGCCTTCAGCATTAGTGGTTCCTATAACTGTAAATAATTCATGGAAAATGTTGCGTTATGGAAAGTTTCCAATGGGAATTGGAAATCACTTAAAGTTTACAGTGCATGAACCTGTTGAATTAAATACAGTTAAGGATCAAAAAGAACTCATAAAAAACATTGAAACAACCATCATTAATGCTATTGAGCATTAA
- a CDS encoding acyl-ACP desaturase — MSHKNIRLEVMHHLEKDVDKLIEKYLIPIEKIWQPTDFLPNTENDNFLEEVKEIRELSKELPYDFWVVLVGDMITEEALPTYESWLMDVEGVGQSERNGWSKWVRHWTAEENRHGDVLNKYLYLSGRVNMKEIEKTTQYLIADGFDIGTGQDPYKNFVYTSFQELATYISHNRVAKIAKEKGSKQLSKMCKIISGDEMRHHHAYSEFVDRIFDVDPSQMMMAFHFMMKQKIAMPAHFLRESGDKISTAFEEFSNTAQRIGVYTSLDYVDILQKLIDRWDIGNINNLTDEAEKARDYLIKLPSRMIRIAERMKIPENSFQFKWVEPAVLK, encoded by the coding sequence ATGTCCCATAAAAATATAAGATTAGAAGTGATGCATCACCTAGAAAAAGATGTTGATAAACTTATCGAAAAATACCTTATTCCTATTGAAAAAATCTGGCAACCAACTGACTTCTTGCCAAATACTGAAAACGATAATTTCTTAGAAGAAGTGAAGGAAATAAGAGAATTATCTAAAGAATTACCATATGACTTTTGGGTAGTTTTAGTAGGTGATATGATAACTGAAGAAGCGCTACCAACTTATGAGTCTTGGTTAATGGACGTCGAAGGCGTTGGTCAATCGGAACGAAATGGTTGGTCAAAATGGGTGAGACATTGGACTGCAGAAGAAAACCGTCATGGAGATGTTCTTAATAAATATCTTTATTTATCAGGACGAGTAAATATGAAAGAGATTGAAAAAACAACACAATATCTCATTGCTGATGGATTTGATATAGGAACAGGACAAGATCCATATAAAAATTTTGTTTATACAAGTTTTCAAGAATTAGCAACTTACATTTCCCACAATCGTGTAGCAAAAATTGCTAAAGAAAAAGGCAGCAAACAGCTTTCTAAAATGTGTAAAATCATTTCAGGCGATGAAATGAGACATCATCATGCATATTCTGAATTTGTAGATCGTATTTTTGATGTTGATCCTAGTCAAATGATGATGGCTTTTCATTTTATGATGAAGCAAAAAATTGCTATGCCAGCTCATTTTCTTAGAGAATCTGGAGATAAAATCAGTACCGCATTTGAAGAGTTTTCAAATACAGCACAACGTATTGGTGTTTATACTTCTTTAGATTATGTTGATATTTTACAAAAACTAATTGATCGTTGGGATATTGGTAACATTAATAACCTTACAGATGAAGCAGAGAAAGCTCGTGATTATCTAATAAAACTTCCATCTAGAATGATACGCATAGCAGAGCGAATGAAAATCCCTGAAAACTCTTTTCAATTTAAATGGGTAGAACCAGCTGTATTGAAATAA